A single region of the Epinephelus fuscoguttatus linkage group LG14, E.fuscoguttatus.final_Chr_v1 genome encodes:
- the LOC125901092 gene encoding psychosine receptor-like — MNATSTMENLTLASNHSECYTIDSEYRRRPFLFFYMAIIVTAIPSNAFSLYVSWQHIRQKNELGVYLFNLALSDLTFTIGLSLWLDFLWKGVWAHGGYVCVLSVYFLFTNFYTSDALLCCIAVDRYLAVVHPLKYTFLRKVSTAAAVSVAIWVLVVCFNAFTITWEDSYHENNKFSVCFDVSLPQSESLARANVARFILGFIVPVLLVMFSTWGICKAVKSNQATEEQECKRISKLLTVVLLCLVLCFGPIHVMMLLRTLVEDCRKVAWLHYPFKFSIAVSTLNCLADPLLYCFITRTGKANVNQVVLFFQVKKKSKDEDVV, encoded by the coding sequence ATGAACGCCACATCCACAATGGAAAACCTAACCCTGGCCTCCAACCATTCAGAATGCTACACGATTGACAGCGAATACAGGAGGAGgccatttctgtttttctataTGGCTATCATCGTCACTGCCATCCCATCCAACGCCTTCTCCCTCTACGTGTCCTGGCAGCACATCAGACAGAAGAACGAGCTCGGTGTGTATCTGTTCAACTTGGCCCTGAGTGACCTGACCTTCACTATCGGCCTTTCGCTGTGGCTGGACTTCCTGTGGAAAGGAGTTTGGGCTCATGGAGGCTAcgtgtgtgtgctgtctgtcTACTTTCTCTTCACTAACTTCTACACCAGCGAtgctctcctctgctgcatTGCTGTCGACCGCTACCTGGCAGTGGTTCACCCATTAAAGTATACTTTCTTGAGGAAAGTTagcactgcagcagcagtcagTGTTGCTATTTGGGTGCTGGTGGTCTGTTTCAACGCCTTCACTATCACCTGGGAGGACTCATACCATGAGAACAACAAGTTTTCAGTGTGCTTCGATGTCTCCCTCCCACAGTCAGAGAGCCTGGCTCGGGCTAATGTAGCACGCTTCATCCTGGGCTTCATTGTCCCCGTTCTCCTGGTGATGTTTTCCACCTGGGGGATCTGTAAGGCGGTGAAATCCAATCAGGCCACAGAGGAACAGGAATGTAAGCGGATTTCAAAGCTGCTGACGGTAGTTCTGCTCTGCCTTGTGCTCTGCTTTGGACCTATCCATGTTATGATGCTCCTCCGCACACTAGTGGAAGACTGCAGGAAAGTTGCATGGCTCCATTATCCGTTCAAGTTCAGCATAGCTGTCTCAACCCTCAACTGCCTTGCAGACCCTCTCCTCTACTGCTTCATTACTAGAACAGGGAAAGCAAATGTCAATCAGGTTGTTCTATTCTTCCAGGTAAAGAAGAAGAGCAAAGATGAAGATGTGGTGTAG